A DNA window from Vigna angularis cultivar LongXiaoDou No.4 chromosome 1, ASM1680809v1, whole genome shotgun sequence contains the following coding sequences:
- the LOC108346790 gene encoding L-type lectin-domain containing receptor kinase S.1, which yields MSPSKILVAGEIPYSGMWLVILLLHLAVFATPSLCLDFLFNSFTGITNLTLVKDARVDASVIRMTNDSNQYSYGRVFYPTKVPITKPSSNSSSSSITSFSTSFVFSVLPQITTSPGFGLAFVLCNTTDPPGALASQYFGLFTNATSPTFFPLVAVEFDTGQNPEFNDIDDNHIGIDLNNIESTFSTPAGYYNSTGGFVPVRMRTGQNIRAWIDFDGQNLLFNVTVAPIGVSRPTRPTLSHYVPTIGNYVSTDMYVGFSASKTNWIEAQRVLAWSFSDSGQARELNTTNLPVFEPESSTSSLSGGAIAGIVIGCVVFVVICGCGVYLWWRIQKGKDEQDEIEDWELEYWPHRFSYEELSSATGEFGKEQLLGSGGFGRVYKGTLPNKTQIAVKCVNHDSKQGLREFMAEIESMGRLQHKNLVQMRGWCRKGNELMLVYDYMPNGSLNRWVFDRPEKLLGWEQRRRILVDVAEGLNYLHHGWDQVVIHRDIKSSNILLDADMRGRLGDFGLAKLYTHGEVPNTTRVVGTLGYLAPELATVAAPTSASDVYSYGVVLLEVACGRRPIETSVAEEEVVLIDWVRELYAKGCAREAADARIEGEYDEEEMEMVLKLGLACCHPDPQRRPTMKEVVALLLGENPPEAPGKVLSDLVRGGDDLDEAAPLQPSSTRV from the coding sequence ATGTCTCCTTCAAAAATCCTCGTTGCCGGTGAAATACCATATTCCGGCATGTGGTtggttattcttcttcttcacctcgCTGTCTTTGCGACTCCTTCACTTTGCTTGGACTTCCTATTCAACTCCTTCACCGGCATAACCAACCTCACTTTGGTGAAAGACGCTCGCGTGGACGCATCGGTCATCCGCATGACCAACGACTCCAACCAGTACTCCTATGGACGCGTCTTCTATCCCACAAAAGTTCCCATCACAAAACCTTCTTCCAATTCCTCATCCTCATCCATCACTTCATTCTCAACCTCTTTTGTCTTCTCCGTCTTGCCGCAAATCACTACCAGTCCCGGCTTTGGCCTCGCCTTCGTCCTCTGCAACACCACTGACCCTCCCGGAGCCCTCGCCAGCCAGTACTTCGGCCTATTCACCAACGCCACCTCCCCCACCTTTTTCCCCCTTGTCGCCGTCGAATTCGACACCGGCCAGAACCCTGAATTCAACGACATCGACGACAACCACATCGGCATCGACCTCAACAACATCGAATCCACCTTCTCCACCCCTGCCGGCTACTACAATTCCACCGGGGGGTTCGTGCCGGTGCGTATGCGAACCGGCCAGAATATCCGAGCCTGGATCGATTTTGATGGCCAGAATCTGCTGTTCAACGTAACGGTGGCGCCAATCGGCGTTTCGCGCCCGACGCGGCCTACGCTTTCACATTATGTTCCTACCATAGGTAACTACGTGTCAACTGACATGTACGTTGGGTTTTCAGCTTCCAAAACGAACTGGATCGAGGCGCAGAGGGTTCTGGCATGGAGCTTCAGTGATTCAGGGCAAGCGAGGGAGCTGAACACGACAAACTTACCGGTGTTCGAACCGGAATCGTCGACTTCCTCGCTTTCTGGCGGCGCAATAGCGGGGATTGTTATTGGTTGTGTAGTTTTTGTGGTTATATGCGGTTGTGGTGTTTACTTATGGTGGCGAATCCAGAAAGGGAAAGACGAACAAGACGAGATCGAGGATTGGGAGCTAGAGTACTGGCCACATAGATTCTCGTACGAGGAATTGAGTTCTGCAACAGGGGAATTTGGGAAGGAGCAGCTGTTAGGTTCGGGAGGGTTCGGGAGAGTGTACAAAGGGACGTTGCCGAACAAGACACAGATTGCAGTGAAGTGTGTGAACCACGATTCGAAGCAAGGGCTGCGGGAATTCATGGCGGAGATAGAGAGTATGGGGAGGCTTCAGCACAAGAACTTGGTTCAAATGCGAGGGTGGTGTAGAAAGGGTAACGAGCTTATGCTTGTTTATGATTACATGCCTAATGGGAGTCTCAACAGGTGGGTTTTCGATCGCCCCGAGAAGCTTCTAGGGTGGGAGCAACGCCGTCGTATCCTTGTCGACGTGGCGGAGGGGCTTAACTACCTTCACCATGGTTGGGATCAGGTCGTTATTCACCGAGATATTAAGTCCAGTAACATATTATTGGACGCCGACATGCGAGGGAGACTCGGGGACTTTGGTTTGGCCAAGCTTTACACGCACGGAGAGGTTCCCAACACCACACGTGTGGTGGGGACGCTGGGTTACTTGGCGCCGGAGCTGGCCACGGTTGCGGCGCCGACGTCCGCGAGTGACGTCTACAGCTATGGAGTGGTACTGTTGGAGGTGGCGTGCGGGAGGCGGCCCATTGAGACTTCGGTGGCAGAGGAGGAGGTGGTGCTCATCGATTGGGTGAGGGAGTTGTACGCGAAGGGGTGCGCGCGTGAGGCTGCCGATGCGAGGATCGAAGGGGAGTACGACGAGGAAGAAATGGAGATGGTTTTGAAGCTTGGCTTGGCTTGTTGCCACCCTGACCCCCAGAGGAGACCCACCATGAAGGAAGTCGTCGCGCTTCTCCTTGGAGAGAATCCGCCGGAGGCTCCCGGAAAAGTCTTGTCCGATTTGGTTCGCGGCGGCGACGATCTCGATGAGGCGGCCCCTTTACAACCCTCCTCCACGCGGGTTTGA